The following are encoded in a window of Candidatus Limnocylindrales bacterium genomic DNA:
- a CDS encoding Bax inhibitor-1/YccA family protein yields the protein MPPSNPLAVRSSNPVLNASTFGNRSTIAGTAGAMTIDGTVNKTALSLVILLITAAWVWTLGTAQTLEGPANLAAVAPWTMVGVVGGFIVAMVTTFKREWSPALAPAYAALEGLALGGISVVTEARYPGIVSQAVFLTFGTLGALLLAYRSGFIKVTDNLRLGIFAATGGIALVYLVGFIMSFFGTGIPMIHGSGMVGIGFSLVVVGVAAMNLVLDFDFIEQGAAAGAPKYMEWYAAFGLMVTLVWLYIEILRLLSKLQERR from the coding sequence ATGCCACCGAGCAACCCTCTCGCCGTCCGTTCCAGCAACCCCGTCCTGAACGCCAGCACGTTCGGCAACCGTTCGACCATTGCCGGCACCGCCGGAGCAATGACGATCGACGGAACGGTCAACAAGACCGCGCTCAGCCTCGTCATCCTGCTCATTACCGCGGCCTGGGTGTGGACGCTCGGAACGGCTCAGACCCTCGAAGGTCCTGCGAACCTCGCTGCCGTCGCGCCATGGACGATGGTCGGCGTCGTCGGCGGCTTCATCGTCGCGATGGTAACGACGTTCAAGCGCGAATGGTCCCCGGCCCTCGCTCCGGCGTACGCCGCGCTCGAAGGTCTCGCGCTCGGCGGAATTTCTGTCGTCACCGAGGCCCGCTATCCGGGCATCGTCAGCCAGGCTGTCTTTCTCACGTTCGGGACGCTCGGCGCGTTGCTGCTCGCGTACCGCTCCGGCTTCATCAAGGTCACCGACAACCTGCGGCTCGGAATTTTTGCGGCTACCGGCGGCATCGCGCTCGTCTATCTCGTCGGTTTCATCATGAGCTTCTTCGGCACCGGCATACCGATGATTCACGGCAGCGGCATGGTCGGCATCGGCTTCAGCCTCGTCGTGGTCGGAGTTGCGGCCATGAATCTCGTGCTCGACTTCGACTTCATCGAGCAGGGCGCCGCGGCGGGCGCGCCGAAGTACATGGAGTGGTACGCGGCATTCGGCCTGATGGTCACGCTCGTGTGGCTGTACATCGAGATCCTGCGCCTGCTCTCCAAACTGCAGGAACGCCGGTAA
- a CDS encoding glycosyltransferase family 2 protein: protein MADSQTLVSVVIPVFNGEGTIRRGIESIFNQTHPNIEIVVVDDCSKDSTREILKSFGSRINAIFHPKNRGTAGAYNTGSQAAKGRFLLLMASDCYLTQSDYIERGLQHFADPTVAGVIGQGIFDNPDRLDTIQRIFTLVNVLDVVEQHDEDVFEVAFIETRCDLVRKEALEKIGFWFEGLYNSTEDQDISAHMREFGYRLLQDKRMKFSLDFGQTEDNLYKVFKKQYKYAHGQGYIFLRYGLGHHTMTGDQHNRRIRIRHRLIQIAMAPLVPLLLLLSTMSPTAGLLLGVIVVARGAHYWNCARGLLTGMNRLVGAIVGIGCDVTYGTSFLTSLVYWALKDRSIVRFGKPAPSQPARP from the coding sequence GTGGCGGACTCGCAAACACTGGTCTCGGTGGTTATCCCTGTCTTTAACGGCGAGGGGACGATCCGTCGCGGGATCGAATCGATCTTCAACCAGACCCATCCGAACATCGAGATCGTCGTCGTCGACGACTGCTCGAAGGACTCGACCCGCGAGATCCTGAAGTCCTTCGGGAGCCGCATCAACGCGATCTTCCATCCGAAGAACCGCGGCACCGCCGGCGCGTACAACACCGGATCGCAGGCCGCCAAAGGCCGGTTCCTGCTGCTGATGGCGAGCGACTGCTACCTGACGCAGTCCGATTACATCGAGCGCGGCCTCCAGCATTTCGCCGATCCGACCGTCGCCGGCGTGATCGGCCAGGGCATCTTCGACAATCCGGACCGGCTCGACACGATCCAGCGCATCTTCACGCTCGTCAACGTGCTCGACGTCGTCGAGCAGCACGACGAGGACGTCTTCGAGGTCGCGTTCATCGAAACGCGCTGCGATCTGGTGCGCAAGGAAGCGCTCGAAAAGATCGGCTTCTGGTTCGAAGGCCTCTACAACTCGACCGAAGACCAGGACATTTCCGCCCACATGCGCGAGTTCGGCTACCGCCTGCTGCAGGACAAGCGCATGAAGTTCTCGCTCGATTTCGGTCAGACCGAGGACAACCTCTACAAGGTCTTCAAGAAGCAGTACAAGTACGCGCACGGCCAGGGCTACATCTTCCTGCGCTACGGGCTCGGCCATCACACGATGACCGGCGACCAGCACAACCGCCGCATCCGCATCCGCCACCGCCTGATTCAGATCGCGATGGCGCCGCTCGTGCCGCTGCTGCTGCTGCTGTCGACGATGAGCCCGACCGCAGGGCTGCTTCTTGGCGTCATCGTCGTGGCGCGCGGCGCGCACTACTGGAACTGCGCACGCGGACTGCTGACCGGCATGAACCGCCTCGTCGGTGCAATCGTCGGGATCGGCTGCGATGTCACGTACGGAACGAGCTTCCTGACGTCGCTCGTGTACTGGGCGCTCAAGGATCGCTCGATCGTGCGCTTCGGCAAGCCCGCACCGTCCCAGCCTGCCCGTCCCTGA
- the rapA gene encoding RNA polymerase-associated protein RapA, translating into MAIAGGQDPAPPGATGIAIGQRYVSDAEPELGLGVVVRVDERVVDLAFAAAEDVRTYVAKSAPLRRVRFSIGDSLTDDRGAVHVVESVEKRDNLLYYRTRDGELPESRVAAGTTVSGPRERLASGRVDASLLFDLRRETLSKLHAVRSSPVRGFAGPRIELLPHQFFVAAEVSSRLVPRVLLADETGLGKTIEAGLILSRLVLAGRAQRVLVLVPDSLVHQWLVELRRRFQLRFSVYDEERCTAAEDSEPGSNPFTQEQLVLAGLSLLTGSESRMRQAAEAGWDIVVVDEAHHLEWSREAPGAGYVAVETVSREAGGLLLLTATPEQLGAEGHFARLRLLDPDRYGDYERWKHEAEGFREAARVASALIGDRPVAPEDAAELASALGVSPDDVLRRSEDRASRDRLLAELIDRHGPGRVMFRNTRSAVRGFPRREVHLHPLAGGDDATIAERLRLEIASDLASKEIARDLARIEIARDLARMQLAGDPARHDGSFDLPGESEAPDASPSLFGDPRIQWLASLLAPDGPRKVLVICSSRAKAEAIEAALAARIRVATALFHEGLTLLQRDRGAAWFAEEDGARLMVCSEIGSEGRNFQHAQHLVLFDVPLDPDVVEQRIGRLDRIGQRGTVEIHIPYVAGSGAEALVRWLDEGVGAFRRTSLAGRPLLEMFGARVRDLALDDSPGDPQRFTSRVDALVAETAAAAKELAERVEQGRDRLLEMASLRREIADPLIDAVRELDGDIALEDYFLRLLEHFHVYAEEVAPRAYLLNPDGTRSPEFPSLDHGETVLAFDRETALVREDLEFATRDHPLLGDAMEFLLASPSGNASFALLDDTCTPRMWLEALYVLEPVAPARLHADRFLAPVPVRIVVDQHRKQPESTSEDPAEVDLADGSGIWVAGRQNILAPLVARMMAHAEELAEARAAEIRRDARRAMDARLDEELERLARLAEINDHIRPEETEALRLQKRELEAAIDGARLRPDALRLIWQGPTKDGEPLIATGKR; encoded by the coding sequence ATGGCGATCGCCGGCGGACAAGACCCCGCTCCCCCCGGCGCGACCGGCATTGCGATCGGCCAGCGCTACGTCAGTGACGCCGAGCCCGAGCTCGGGCTCGGCGTCGTCGTCCGTGTCGATGAGCGCGTCGTCGATCTCGCGTTCGCTGCCGCCGAAGACGTTCGCACGTACGTCGCAAAGTCCGCGCCGCTGCGGCGTGTGCGCTTTTCGATCGGCGACTCGCTGACGGACGACCGCGGCGCCGTCCACGTCGTCGAGTCGGTCGAGAAGCGCGACAACCTGCTCTACTACCGCACGCGCGACGGCGAGCTGCCGGAGTCGCGCGTAGCGGCAGGAACGACAGTCAGCGGCCCGCGCGAGCGCCTCGCGTCGGGGCGCGTCGATGCATCCCTCTTGTTCGATCTTCGCCGCGAAACGCTGTCCAAGCTCCATGCCGTGCGCAGCTCGCCGGTGCGCGGGTTTGCCGGACCGCGCATCGAGCTTCTTCCGCATCAGTTCTTCGTTGCCGCCGAAGTCAGCTCGCGCCTCGTGCCGCGCGTGCTGCTCGCCGACGAGACCGGTCTCGGCAAGACCATCGAAGCAGGCCTCATCCTGAGCCGGCTCGTGCTCGCCGGGCGCGCGCAGCGCGTGCTCGTGCTGGTGCCCGACTCGCTCGTGCATCAGTGGCTCGTCGAGCTTCGCCGGCGCTTCCAGCTCCGCTTCTCCGTCTACGACGAGGAGCGCTGCACGGCGGCCGAGGACAGCGAGCCCGGCTCGAACCCGTTCACGCAGGAACAGCTCGTGCTCGCCGGATTGTCGCTGCTGACCGGTTCGGAGTCGCGCATGCGCCAGGCGGCAGAAGCCGGCTGGGACATCGTCGTCGTCGACGAAGCCCACCATCTCGAATGGTCGCGCGAGGCGCCGGGGGCGGGCTACGTCGCAGTCGAAACCGTCTCGCGCGAAGCCGGCGGACTGCTGCTGCTTACCGCAACGCCCGAACAGCTCGGCGCCGAGGGGCACTTCGCAAGATTGCGGCTGCTCGATCCCGATCGCTACGGCGACTACGAACGCTGGAAGCACGAAGCCGAAGGATTCCGCGAAGCCGCGCGCGTTGCCTCCGCACTGATCGGCGACCGCCCTGTCGCACCCGAAGATGCAGCCGAGCTCGCGTCGGCGCTCGGCGTCAGCCCGGACGACGTGCTCCGGCGCAGCGAGGACCGTGCGTCGCGCGATCGCCTGCTTGCCGAGCTGATCGACCGCCACGGTCCGGGTCGCGTGATGTTCCGCAACACGCGCTCGGCCGTGCGCGGCTTCCCGCGGCGCGAGGTGCATCTTCATCCGCTGGCCGGCGGCGACGACGCTACCATCGCCGAGCGCCTCCGGCTCGAGATCGCAAGCGATCTCGCCAGCAAAGAGATCGCTCGCGATCTCGCCCGAATAGAGATCGCTCGCGATCTCGCCCGAATGCAGCTCGCGGGCGATCCGGCGAGGCACGACGGCAGCTTCGATCTCCCCGGCGAAAGCGAAGCACCGGACGCATCGCCGTCATTGTTCGGCGACCCGCGCATCCAGTGGCTCGCGAGTCTTCTTGCGCCCGACGGCCCGCGCAAAGTGCTCGTCATCTGCAGCAGCCGCGCGAAGGCCGAAGCGATCGAAGCTGCGCTGGCCGCGCGCATCCGCGTCGCAACCGCGCTGTTTCACGAAGGCCTGACGCTGCTCCAGCGCGACCGCGGCGCGGCGTGGTTTGCCGAAGAGGACGGCGCGCGCCTGATGGTCTGCTCGGAGATCGGCAGCGAAGGCCGCAATTTCCAGCACGCGCAGCACCTCGTGCTGTTCGACGTACCGCTCGACCCGGACGTCGTTGAACAGCGGATCGGTCGCCTCGACCGCATCGGCCAGCGCGGCACGGTCGAAATCCACATTCCGTACGTTGCCGGCAGCGGCGCCGAGGCATTGGTGCGATGGCTCGACGAAGGCGTCGGCGCGTTCCGGCGCACGAGCCTCGCGGGCCGGCCTCTTCTCGAGATGTTCGGTGCGCGCGTGCGCGATCTCGCGCTCGACGATTCGCCCGGCGATCCGCAGCGCTTCACGTCGAGAGTCGACGCGCTGGTTGCCGAAACCGCCGCAGCGGCGAAGGAGCTTGCCGAGCGCGTCGAGCAGGGCCGAGACCGGCTGCTCGAGATGGCCTCGCTCCGGCGCGAGATCGCCGATCCGCTGATCGACGCCGTCCGCGAGCTCGACGGCGACATCGCGCTCGAGGACTATTTCCTGCGCCTGCTCGAGCATTTCCATGTCTACGCCGAAGAGGTTGCTCCGCGCGCGTATCTGCTCAATCCCGACGGCACGCGCAGCCCCGAGTTCCCGAGCCTCGACCACGGCGAGACCGTGCTCGCGTTCGATCGTGAGACTGCGCTCGTGCGTGAGGATCTGGAATTTGCGACGCGCGATCATCCGCTGCTCGGCGATGCCATGGAGTTCCTGCTCGCATCGCCGTCGGGTAACGCGTCGTTCGCGCTGCTCGACGACACGTGCACTCCGCGCATGTGGCTCGAAGCGCTGTACGTGCTCGAGCCGGTCGCGCCGGCGCGTCTTCATGCCGACCGGTTTCTCGCACCGGTGCCGGTGCGCATCGTCGTCGACCAGCATCGCAAGCAACCGGAGAGCACCAGCGAGGATCCGGCCGAAGTCGATCTCGCCGACGGCAGCGGCATCTGGGTCGCCGGGCGCCAGAACATTCTCGCTCCGCTCGTCGCGCGCATGATGGCCCATGCCGAGGAGCTGGCCGAAGCTCGCGCGGCGGAGATCCGGCGCGACGCGCGCCGGGCGATGGATGCACGCCTCGACGAAGAGCTCGAACGCCTTGCGCGGCTTGCCGAAATCAACGACCACATCCGGCCCGAGGAGACCGAAGCGCTGCGCCTGCAGAAGCGCGAGCTCGAAGCGGCGATCGACGGCGCACGGCTGCGCCCGGACGCGCTGCGGCTCATCTGGCAGGGTCCGACGAAGGACGGCGAGCCGCTCATCGCGACCGGCAAGAGATGA
- a CDS encoding AlkA N-terminal domain-containing protein — MDLDPERCYQAILSRDRRFDGRFFTGVVTTGIYCRPVCPVTPPKFTNMRFYACAAAAEAAGFRPCKRCRPETAPGTPAWAGTSAVVSRGLRLIAEGGLDDGDLEAFAARLGIGERQLRRLFAQHLGASASEIARARRVHFARCLVDETDLPIAEIALASGFASIRQFNHALKTTFGKPPTALRGSRSHRRNAESSNGALVVKLPFRPPLAWSAMLDFLALRAIPGVEHVAGGSYRRTVEIGGTSGIIEVRLGSAGDDANATPASTKNSRDTSNRPHHAAHLLVRVEHPHCRGLIDVVERVRRIFDLGADSALIGAQLGRSAKLRPIVESLPGLRVPGAWDGFELAVRAILGQQISVEAATTLAGRIASTFGTPLAASDASLTHVFPKADALVDADLSRIGLPRARAEAIRGVARAIASGELRFDASLGLDEAVERLCALPGIGPWTANYIAMRALAEPDAFPETDLGLRHALGSREDPASIGEVRRQSDAWRPWRSYATIYLWHSLKTGIESKSGTDTDFPKSVSVPDFRERARTAMVAARHAQENSR, encoded by the coding sequence ATGGATCTCGATCCGGAGCGTTGTTACCAGGCCATCCTGTCGCGCGACCGCCGCTTCGACGGCCGCTTCTTCACCGGCGTCGTCACCACCGGCATCTATTGCCGGCCGGTCTGCCCGGTGACTCCCCCGAAATTCACGAACATGCGTTTCTATGCGTGCGCTGCTGCGGCCGAAGCGGCGGGATTCCGCCCGTGCAAACGTTGTCGGCCGGAGACTGCGCCGGGAACGCCGGCGTGGGCGGGAACTTCCGCCGTCGTCTCGCGCGGCCTCCGGTTGATCGCGGAAGGCGGGCTCGACGACGGCGACCTCGAAGCGTTCGCGGCGCGTCTCGGAATCGGCGAGCGGCAGCTCCGGCGGCTGTTCGCGCAGCATCTCGGCGCGTCGGCGAGCGAAATCGCGCGCGCACGCCGCGTGCATTTCGCGCGCTGCCTCGTCGACGAGACCGACCTTCCGATCGCCGAGATCGCGCTCGCATCCGGTTTCGCGAGCATTCGCCAGTTCAACCACGCACTGAAGACGACGTTCGGAAAACCGCCGACCGCACTTCGCGGCAGCCGCTCGCATCGCAGGAATGCCGAGTCGTCCAATGGCGCGCTCGTGGTCAAGCTTCCGTTCCGTCCGCCGCTGGCGTGGAGCGCGATGCTCGATTTCCTTGCGCTGCGAGCGATTCCGGGCGTCGAGCACGTGGCCGGCGGCAGCTACCGCCGTACGGTCGAGATCGGCGGCACTTCCGGAATCATCGAAGTGCGGCTCGGCTCGGCCGGCGACGATGCGAACGCAACGCCTGCGAGCACGAAGAATTCACGCGACACGTCGAACCGGCCGCACCACGCGGCGCATCTTCTCGTGCGCGTCGAGCATCCGCACTGCCGCGGCCTGATCGACGTGGTCGAGCGTGTGCGGCGGATCTTCGACCTCGGCGCCGACTCTGCGCTGATCGGCGCCCAGCTCGGACGGAGCGCAAAACTGCGTCCGATCGTCGAATCGCTGCCCGGCCTGCGCGTGCCCGGCGCGTGGGACGGATTCGAGCTCGCCGTGCGCGCGATTCTCGGGCAGCAGATTTCCGTGGAAGCGGCGACCACGCTTGCCGGCCGGATCGCGTCGACATTCGGAACGCCGCTGGCCGCGAGCGATGCTTCGCTGACGCATGTGTTTCCGAAGGCGGACGCGCTCGTCGATGCCGACCTGTCGCGCATCGGCCTGCCGCGCGCGCGAGCCGAAGCGATTCGCGGCGTTGCGCGGGCGATCGCGTCCGGCGAGCTTCGCTTCGATGCGTCGCTCGGCCTTGACGAAGCGGTCGAGCGCCTGTGCGCGCTGCCGGGCATCGGGCCGTGGACGGCCAACTACATCGCGATGCGTGCGCTCGCCGAGCCGGATGCGTTTCCGGAGACCGACCTCGGGCTGCGCCACGCACTCGGCAGTCGCGAAGACCCCGCTTCCATCGGCGAAGTGCGCCGCCAGTCGGATGCATGGCGGCCGTGGCGATCGTACGCAACGATCTATCTCTGGCACAGCCTGAAAACCGGCATCGAATCGAAATCGGGGACAGACACCGATTTCCCGAAATCGGTGTCTGTCCCCGATTTTCGCGAGCGGGCGCGGACCGCGATGGTCGCCGCGCGCCACGCGCAGGAGAACAGCAGATGA
- a CDS encoding alcohol dehydrogenase catalytic domain-containing protein — MQQLTCTQPGTVLWQNIPEPALLGDREALVRPLAVARCDIDLFLTSGFIPSQGPFALGHECVAEIVALGAAVRGLRVGQRAVVSFQISCGACGSCRAGSTGNCDEFPVLSDYGMQPLSGVEYGGMLTDLVRVPFAEAMLQPVADGLDSAALASVSDNVLDGYRAVAPHLAAQPGAEVLVVCHGLKSVPLYAVQAALALGAGRVDFASDDRESLELAERLGAKPILTDYTKRAGRYPIVVDSGLTPNGLHYAIASTRPEGICHSTSFYAGGSMPMPLGKMYTLGIRFFIGRAHAVALLPEVLPLIESGRLRPQDVTTRVVSWDDAPRAWLEPAIKLVVTRAN; from the coding sequence ATGCAGCAACTGACTTGTACCCAGCCCGGCACCGTCCTGTGGCAGAACATTCCCGAACCGGCGCTTCTCGGAGATCGTGAAGCGCTGGTCCGCCCGCTTGCCGTCGCGCGCTGCGACATCGACCTGTTCCTGACGTCGGGCTTCATCCCGTCGCAGGGACCGTTCGCCCTCGGCCACGAATGCGTGGCTGAAATCGTCGCGCTCGGAGCGGCCGTGCGCGGCCTTCGAGTGGGCCAGCGTGCAGTCGTTTCCTTTCAGATCAGCTGCGGCGCGTGCGGATCGTGCCGCGCCGGCAGCACCGGCAACTGCGACGAGTTCCCGGTGCTTTCCGACTACGGCATGCAGCCGCTGTCGGGCGTCGAATACGGCGGCATGCTCACCGATCTGGTCCGCGTGCCGTTTGCGGAGGCCATGCTCCAGCCCGTGGCCGACGGCCTCGATTCGGCGGCGCTCGCGAGCGTGTCCGACAACGTGCTCGACGGCTACCGCGCGGTCGCTCCGCATCTCGCCGCACAGCCGGGCGCCGAAGTCCTCGTCGTCTGCCACGGCCTCAAGAGCGTTCCGCTGTACGCCGTGCAGGCTGCGCTCGCGCTCGGCGCCGGCCGCGTCGATTTCGCGTCGGACGATCGCGAATCGCTCGAGCTCGCCGAGCGCCTCGGCGCAAAACCGATCCTTACGGATTATACCAAGCGCGCGGGACGCTACCCGATCGTCGTCGACTCCGGCCTGACGCCGAACGGGCTTCATTACGCAATCGCATCGACGAGGCCCGAAGGCATCTGCCACAGCACCAGCTTTTATGCCGGCGGCAGCATGCCGATGCCGCTCGGCAAGATGTACACGCTCGGCATCCGCTTCTTCATCGGACGCGCGCACGCGGTGGCGCTGCTGCCCGAGGTGCTGCCGCTGATCGAATCCGGCCGCCTGCGCCCGCAGGACGTCACGACACGCGTCGTGTCATGGGATGACGCACCGCGAGCGTGGCTCGAGCCGGCCATCAAGCTGGTCGTCACACGCGCAAACTGA